From a single Emcibacter nanhaiensis genomic region:
- a CDS encoding HNH endonuclease, producing the protein MPVTGHGPSPIKPEHCPALVLNADFQPLSYFPLSIWPWQTAIKAVFLDRVQVIEEYDRVIHSPSCQVRLPSVISLKEYVNPGQHPAFTRFNVFLRDRFTCQYCGHRAPNGKELTFDHVIPRRAGGKTTWENIITACPPCNMRKGGRTPEEAHMRLLTKPLRPTVHKLQNHGRSFPPNYLHESWRDFLYWDTELES; encoded by the coding sequence GTGCCCGTAACAGGCCATGGCCCATCGCCCATCAAGCCGGAACATTGTCCGGCACTTGTTCTTAATGCTGACTTCCAGCCGTTGAGTTATTTTCCCCTTTCCATCTGGCCGTGGCAGACTGCCATCAAGGCTGTGTTCCTGGACCGCGTGCAGGTGATTGAGGAGTATGACCGGGTCATACACAGCCCCTCATGCCAGGTCAGGCTTCCCAGTGTGATCAGCCTCAAGGAATATGTTAACCCGGGCCAGCATCCGGCCTTCACCCGGTTTAACGTCTTCCTGCGCGACCGTTTTACCTGCCAGTATTGCGGGCATCGGGCGCCAAACGGCAAGGAACTGACTTTTGACCATGTGATTCCGCGACGGGCAGGCGGAAAGACCACGTGGGAAAACATCATCACCGCCTGTCCGCCCTGCAACATGCGAAAGGGTGGGCGAACGCCGGAAGAAGCCCATATGCGGCTGCTGACCAAACCCCTGAGGCCAACGGTCCATAAGCTGCAGAATCACGGACGATCCTTCCCGCCAAATTACCTCCATGAGAGCTGGCGGGATTTTTTATATTGGGATACGGAACTGGAAAGCTGA
- the tnpB gene encoding IS66 family insertion sequence element accessory protein TnpB (TnpB, as the term is used for proteins encoded by IS66 family insertion elements, is considered an accessory protein, since TnpC, encoded by a neighboring gene, is a DDE family transposase.): MIPVPSHTKVWLAAGVTDMRKGFAGLSSLAERVLEQDPYSGHLFVFRGRRGDLLKLIWWDGQGACLFSKRLERGRFVWPSSTGGKVGLTPAQLSMLLEGIDWRMPERTWQPLSAG; the protein is encoded by the coding sequence ATGATCCCGGTGCCGAGCCACACCAAGGTCTGGCTTGCGGCGGGGGTGACGGACATGCGCAAGGGTTTTGCTGGCTTGTCTTCTCTGGCGGAAAGGGTATTGGAACAGGATCCTTATTCCGGCCACCTGTTCGTGTTCCGGGGGCGGCGCGGCGACCTGCTCAAGCTGATCTGGTGGGACGGTCAGGGGGCGTGTCTGTTCTCCAAGCGCCTGGAGCGAGGCCGCTTTGTCTGGCCGTCGTCGACGGGCGGCAAGGTTGGCTTGACACCGGCGCAACTGTCGATGCTGCTGGAGGGCATAGACTGGCGCATGCCGGAACGCACATGGCAGCCCTTATCGGCGGGATGA
- a CDS encoding IS110 family transposase, producing MDIYIGLDISLADTHICIVDQDGAILEETVSETEPSAIFTAVEGYQGYIKRVGLEASSLGSWLHDELSSFDLPVIVVDARHMRASLEAQRNKTDKNDARGIAQMMRMGWYCPVHVKSPESQRLRVLLNNRRTLKRKLVDMENHIRGTLRAFGLKMGKIARGAFEDRARELMDGHEPELMFYIDTMLAVRNNLLEGYSRLHKCVLEIVKSDPVCRRFMTVPGVGPIAALSFRAAIDDPCRFKSSRTVGAYLGLTNRRWQSGTIDREGRITKQGDREVRTALCEAAASLLLRSQKWTAVKAWGLRLAKRTSMMNAIVAVARKLAVILHRMWLDGSTFRTGRGAKLVGRMHLTPPRMVKQAAQEMAREMAEKTARRGHKPQPA from the coding sequence ATGGACATTTATATCGGACTGGATATATCCCTCGCTGACACCCACATCTGCATCGTTGACCAAGACGGCGCCATCCTCGAAGAAACCGTCTCGGAGACCGAACCCAGCGCCATCTTCACCGCCGTCGAAGGCTATCAGGGCTATATCAAGAGGGTCGGCCTCGAAGCCTCCTCCCTCGGCTCCTGGCTGCATGACGAACTGAGCAGCTTCGACCTGCCCGTGATCGTCGTCGACGCCCGCCATATGCGCGCTTCCCTCGAGGCCCAGCGCAACAAGACCGACAAGAATGACGCCCGCGGCATCGCCCAGATGATGCGCATGGGCTGGTATTGTCCGGTCCACGTCAAAAGCCCCGAAAGCCAGCGGCTGCGGGTCCTGCTCAACAACCGCCGCACCCTCAAGCGCAAACTGGTCGATATGGAAAACCATATCCGCGGCACCTTGCGCGCCTTCGGCCTCAAAATGGGCAAGATCGCGCGCGGTGCCTTCGAAGACCGGGCCCGGGAGCTGATGGACGGCCACGAGCCGGAACTGATGTTCTATATCGACACCATGCTGGCGGTGCGCAACAACCTGCTGGAAGGCTACAGCCGGCTGCACAAATGCGTCCTCGAGATCGTCAAGAGCGATCCGGTCTGCCGCCGCTTCATGACCGTGCCCGGGGTCGGCCCCATCGCCGCCCTGTCGTTCCGGGCCGCCATCGACGATCCCTGCCGGTTCAAGAGTTCCCGCACCGTCGGCGCCTATCTCGGCCTGACCAACCGGCGCTGGCAGTCGGGCACCATCGACCGCGAGGGACGGATCACCAAGCAGGGCGACCGGGAAGTGCGCACTGCCCTGTGCGAAGCCGCCGCCAGCCTGCTGTTGCGCAGCCAGAAATGGACCGCCGTCAAGGCCTGGGGCCTCCGGCTGGCCAAACGCACCAGCATGATGAACGCCATCGTCGCCGTCGCCCGCAAGCTGGCGGTGATCCTGCACCGCATGTGGCTCGACGGCAGCACCTTCCGCACCGGCCGGGGCGCCAAGCTGGTCGGCCGCATGCATCTCACCCCGCCGCGCATGGTCAAACAGGCGGCCCAGGAGATGGCCCGGGAGATGGCCGAAAAAACGGCTCGCAGGGGACACAAGCCGCAACCGGCTTGA
- a CDS encoding helix-turn-helix transcriptional regulator, producing MLDSDSFGIDTMSALRELTGDPSSRSILPRAPKNPPSYSTREFKSFEAACYKSLYPTTSPEQFRDRLASILEKLGFPYFSLTALNPHPRVLFHNLPDATCSAYEQGNYDQVDYAVSYANSARHPILRSRIEDYMSVAPVQTGEMVRNQDLSILYKSHGFYEFYLIPVVTGRERFLFSLTSQDIAPDFLKKLSKHPEAIQLVAEISVSFGQRKFPKLFRPHEREGKIKLHRQPLAVIHTMTEKDLTIQQFAHSQDRSVHTINQHLASVRKALKVKTNHGAVYQAIREGLIPCPCQECTGQREVKDSRG from the coding sequence ATGCTGGATTCAGACTCTTTTGGAATTGACACCATGTCTGCTCTTCGTGAGTTGACCGGTGATCCCTCTTCTCGATCCATTCTCCCTCGTGCACCAAAAAACCCGCCCTCCTATTCCACCAGGGAGTTCAAGAGCTTCGAAGCGGCTTGTTACAAGAGCCTTTATCCCACCACCTCACCCGAACAGTTCCGCGATCGGCTAGCCAGTATTCTGGAGAAGCTGGGATTTCCCTATTTCTCTTTAACGGCACTGAATCCACATCCCAGAGTGTTATTTCACAACCTCCCTGATGCCACATGCAGCGCCTATGAGCAGGGAAACTACGATCAGGTGGATTATGCCGTATCTTATGCCAATAGCGCACGGCACCCCATCCTGAGGTCCAGGATCGAGGACTATATGTCCGTCGCTCCTGTGCAGACCGGGGAGATGGTTCGGAACCAAGACCTCTCCATCCTCTACAAAAGCCATGGCTTCTATGAATTCTACTTAATCCCTGTTGTGACCGGTAGGGAACGCTTTCTGTTCAGCCTCACCTCACAAGATATCGCGCCGGACTTTCTAAAGAAGCTCAGCAAGCACCCTGAAGCCATCCAGCTGGTGGCCGAGATATCCGTAAGCTTTGGGCAACGGAAGTTTCCGAAGCTTTTCCGACCTCATGAGCGAGAAGGAAAGATCAAGCTGCATAGACAGCCCTTGGCCGTCATTCATACAATGACTGAAAAGGATTTGACCATTCAGCAGTTTGCACACTCCCAGGACAGAAGCGTGCACACAATCAATCAGCACCTTGCGAGTGTTCGCAAGGCCCTCAAAGTTAAAACCAATCATGGAGCGGTTTACCAAGCAATTCGAGAAGGATTAATCCCCTGCCCTTGCCAGGAATGCACGGGCCAGCGGGAAGTCAAAGACTCGAGAGGGTGA
- the tnpC gene encoding IS66 family transposase → MLTAPQNLPDDARALKAMIAALTADLKSRDLLIEKLEHQLSGLRRQQFGARSEMLDQLELVLESEEIAAAQDQNEQREAEPVETPTPTPKAKPKRTPLPGHLPRDEQIISPDLAEEGACDHCGGRLKHLGEDVTEELEYVPGRFRVNRFVRPKLSCACCETIHQAPLPSRPIERGRPGPGLLAHVLTSKYCDHLPLYRQSQIFAREKVDLDRSTLADWVGKSTALLEPLAEAIGYHVKAGQAIFADDTPVGVQSPGTGKTKTGRFWTYVRDERPWDGENAPAVYYRYSPDRKGAWPAEHLKDFKGWMHADGYAGFNKLTEKGKVREVACMAHIRRKLFDVHKSQGSASAAGALKRIAELYQIEDEVRGQPPDKRKAVRQAKAKPLFEDLELWLERQLTTISGKSPLAGAIRYGLSRMKRLTPWLEHGFLELDNNSAERAIRPIAVGRKNYLFMGSDRGGKSAAIAYTLIGTAKLYGIDPEAWLTDILGRINDHKVNRIDELLPWNYKK, encoded by the coding sequence ATGTTGACTGCCCCTCAGAACCTGCCCGATGACGCCAGGGCCCTGAAAGCCATGATCGCGGCCTTGACCGCCGATCTCAAGTCCCGTGACCTCCTGATCGAGAAGCTGGAGCATCAACTGTCCGGCCTGCGCCGGCAGCAGTTCGGGGCGCGCTCCGAGATGCTGGACCAGCTTGAGCTGGTGCTGGAAAGCGAAGAGATTGCCGCGGCCCAAGATCAAAACGAGCAGAGAGAAGCCGAGCCGGTCGAAACGCCAACGCCAACGCCAAAAGCCAAACCAAAACGCACCCCCTTGCCGGGCCATTTGCCGCGCGATGAACAGATCATATCTCCCGACCTCGCTGAGGAGGGAGCCTGTGATCACTGTGGTGGCAGGCTCAAACATCTCGGAGAAGATGTGACCGAAGAGCTGGAATATGTGCCCGGCCGCTTCCGGGTCAACCGATTTGTGCGGCCCAAACTGTCTTGCGCCTGCTGTGAGACTATTCATCAGGCGCCGCTGCCGTCGCGTCCCATTGAGCGCGGCCGGCCGGGGCCGGGATTGCTGGCCCATGTGCTGACATCAAAATATTGTGACCATTTGCCGCTGTACCGGCAGAGCCAGATCTTCGCCCGAGAGAAGGTCGATCTCGACCGTTCAACTCTGGCCGACTGGGTCGGCAAATCGACCGCGCTGCTGGAGCCTCTGGCCGAGGCCATCGGATATCATGTAAAGGCGGGACAGGCGATCTTTGCCGATGATACGCCGGTTGGCGTACAGTCCCCCGGCACAGGAAAAACAAAAACCGGCAGGTTCTGGACTTATGTGCGCGATGAGAGGCCGTGGGATGGAGAGAATGCACCCGCCGTGTATTACCGCTATTCTCCTGACCGCAAGGGTGCATGGCCGGCTGAGCACCTCAAGGACTTTAAGGGGTGGATGCATGCCGACGGTTATGCCGGCTTCAACAAACTCACCGAAAAGGGCAAGGTCAGGGAAGTGGCCTGCATGGCTCATATCCGGCGCAAGCTCTTCGACGTCCACAAGTCACAAGGCTCCGCCAGTGCCGCCGGAGCCCTGAAACGGATTGCGGAACTATACCAGATCGAAGACGAGGTGCGGGGCCAGCCGCCGGATAAGCGAAAGGCAGTCCGCCAGGCCAAAGCCAAGCCCCTGTTTGAGGACCTGGAACTCTGGCTCGAACGACAATTGACAACAATATCCGGCAAAAGCCCGCTTGCCGGAGCGATCCGCTATGGCCTCAGTCGCATGAAACGGCTGACGCCGTGGTTGGAGCACGGCTTCCTGGAGCTGGATAACAACAGCGCGGAACGCGCCATACGCCCGATCGCCGTTGGACGAAAAAACTATCTCTTCATGGGCTCCGACAGAGGCGGAAAATCCGCCGCCATCGCTTACACCTTGATCGGCACGGCAAAACTTTATGGCATAGATCCAGAGGCCTGGCTCACGGACATTCTGGGCCGCATCAACGACCATAAGGTCAACCGCATCGACGAACTGCTGCCCTGGAATTACAAAAAGTAA
- a CDS encoding tyrosine-type recombinase/integrase gives MKLFHFSLIFDLIRKKCAKSAQKVRKDRGEKMASIRKHGKKWQADIRLKGLRRTKLFKTKMEAQQWAIKQEEFVHPGLHGVNWTFRDAMQRYAKEESVKKRGARWETIRLNKLCRHPIADLTLLDLTPEDFKKWIKDQTDLAPGSILRELQVMSGVLECAINDWNWAVDNPIKRVRKPSKPQPRDRRISDAEIASILKILEFENEGPAKSLRQEIAVAFLLAIETAMRQGELWGLEWERVDLQKQYLRLPMTKNGFRRDVPLSKRAVELFGYLGPRKSGKVFSVKQKSAGTIFRRSVKLAEIENLTFHDTRHEAISRLARKLDVLDLARMVGHRDPRSLMIYYNASASEIAGRLG, from the coding sequence TTGAAGCTCTTCCATTTTTCCCTCATTTTCGATCTTATCAGAAAAAAGTGCGCAAAAAGTGCGCAAAAAGTGCGCAAAGACAGAGGTGAAAAAATGGCTTCAATTAGGAAACATGGAAAGAAATGGCAGGCGGATATCAGACTCAAAGGTTTGCGCCGAACGAAACTTTTTAAAACGAAAATGGAAGCTCAGCAATGGGCTATTAAACAAGAGGAATTTGTTCATCCTGGACTGCATGGTGTAAATTGGACGTTCCGGGATGCTATGCAGCGATATGCGAAAGAAGAGAGTGTCAAGAAACGTGGCGCCCGATGGGAGACAATTCGTCTAAATAAGCTATGTCGCCACCCTATAGCTGATCTCACTCTACTAGATCTAACACCAGAGGATTTTAAAAAGTGGATCAAGGATCAAACGGATTTGGCGCCTGGCTCCATACTTCGGGAGCTTCAGGTTATGTCTGGTGTGTTGGAGTGTGCCATTAACGATTGGAACTGGGCGGTCGACAATCCGATCAAAAGAGTTAGAAAGCCAAGCAAACCTCAACCGAGAGACAGGCGTATTTCGGATGCTGAGATTGCGAGTATCCTGAAAATATTGGAATTTGAGAATGAAGGTCCGGCCAAGAGTCTTAGACAAGAGATTGCAGTTGCTTTTTTACTGGCCATTGAAACAGCAATGAGGCAAGGGGAACTTTGGGGGCTCGAATGGGAGCGGGTTGATTTGCAGAAGCAATACCTGCGTCTTCCTATGACCAAGAATGGGTTTCGAAGAGATGTTCCTCTTTCAAAAAGAGCCGTGGAACTATTCGGATATCTCGGACCGAGAAAAAGTGGGAAAGTTTTTTCGGTCAAGCAAAAATCAGCCGGCACTATTTTTCGTCGTTCGGTCAAGTTGGCTGAGATTGAAAATTTGACTTTTCACGATACACGGCATGAAGCAATTTCCAGGCTGGCCAGGAAACTTGATGTATTGGACCTGGCTCGTATGGTGGGGCACCGTGATCCCAGATCACTCATGATCTATTATAATGCTTCTGCATCAGAGATTGCCGGCCGTCTAGGATGA
- a CDS encoding 2OG-Fe(II) oxygenase, translating to MTDIVENWMSDDLDADAIGQALQQKTRMVIPNFLRSDVADQLYDCLDREVPWEAAYRQGETDKSVPLAELGRLSPREQQQLVNGIVAQAQGEYQFFYNRYPIVEAYIAGKNPHLILNRFIEFWNSAYILDFIRKITGDTSIRKGEGQATAYLPGHFLMYHSDQGKDTRTDDRRYAFVLNLTKDWQSHWGGLLQFVEAGRVTETFVPGYNNLSIFKVPQGHQVSYVTPFATRPRYGITGWFRAD from the coding sequence ATGACTGATATTGTCGAAAACTGGATGAGTGATGATCTGGATGCCGACGCCATCGGGCAGGCATTGCAGCAGAAGACCCGGATGGTCATTCCCAATTTCCTCAGATCTGACGTTGCCGACCAGCTGTATGACTGCCTCGACAGGGAAGTGCCCTGGGAGGCGGCTTACCGCCAGGGGGAGACCGACAAGTCGGTGCCGCTGGCCGAACTGGGCAGACTTTCACCCCGGGAACAGCAGCAGCTGGTCAACGGGATTGTCGCCCAGGCGCAAGGTGAATATCAGTTTTTTTACAATCGCTATCCCATCGTGGAAGCCTATATCGCGGGAAAAAATCCGCATTTGATCCTCAACCGTTTCATCGAATTCTGGAACAGCGCCTATATCCTGGACTTTATCCGGAAGATCACCGGAGATACTTCAATCAGAAAAGGAGAGGGGCAGGCGACAGCCTATCTGCCTGGTCATTTCCTGATGTATCATTCCGATCAGGGCAAAGATACCCGGACTGACGACCGGCGCTACGCCTTCGTGCTCAATCTGACAAAGGACTGGCAGTCCCACTGGGGCGGGCTGCTGCAGTTTGTAGAGGCGGGCCGGGTCACGGAAACTTTTGTGCCCGGCTATAACAACCTGTCGATTTTCAAGGTGCCGCAGGGCCATCAGGTGTCCTATGTGACACCCTTTGCGACCAGGCCGCGTTACGGTATTACCGGCTGGTTCCGGGCAGACTAA
- a CDS encoding disulfide bond formation protein B: MKKLTCMIFDFIRTCPARAAILFSAAMLAGAWSFEMFGGYVPCDLCWTQRYAHMGVIGLGVFIIILHQMTSLPARFLDYLMVPALWAAAGVGAYHAGVEYKWWQGPTDCTAQTIGGNFDPDQFLQALQSAPIVSCDEVVWELFGISMAGYNFLFTLGMGLLILAALTRKENG, translated from the coding sequence ATGAAAAAACTTACTTGCATGATTTTTGACTTTATCCGCACCTGTCCGGCCCGGGCGGCCATTTTATTTTCCGCCGCCATGCTGGCCGGGGCCTGGAGCTTTGAAATGTTCGGCGGTTACGTGCCCTGCGACCTGTGCTGGACCCAGCGCTACGCCCATATGGGTGTCATCGGGCTTGGTGTTTTTATCATCATTCTGCACCAGATGACCTCTCTGCCGGCCAGGTTCCTGGACTATCTGATGGTCCCGGCCCTGTGGGCCGCCGCCGGTGTCGGCGCCTACCATGCCGGGGTGGAATATAAATGGTGGCAGGGGCCGACAGACTGCACCGCCCAGACCATCGGCGGCAATTTCGATCCCGACCAGTTCCTGCAGGCGCTGCAAAGCGCCCCCATTGTCAGCTGTGACGAAGTGGTGTGGGAACTGTTCGGCATCTCCATGGCCGGCTATAATTTCCTTTTCACCCTGGGCATGGGCCTGTTAATATTGGCGGCCCTGACAAGGAAGGAAAATGGTTAA
- a CDS encoding YqaA family protein, whose product MFNKLYNKTLELAEKPHALSMLAIISFIESSFFPIPPDILLIPMVLAAPSRAWKIAFVCTISSVLGGLFGYYIGYALFDVIGQPLLEFYGHEENFARFTDQYNEWGAWIVAFFGLTPFPYKVITIASGVTHLSLPTFILASLVSRAVRFYLVAALLWKFGAPIKTFIEKRLGLLTTLFFIFLFGGFLALKYL is encoded by the coding sequence ATGTTCAATAAACTCTATAATAAAACGCTGGAACTGGCGGAAAAACCCCATGCCCTGAGCATGCTGGCCATCATTTCCTTTATCGAAAGCTCCTTTTTCCCCATTCCACCGGATATCCTGCTGATCCCCATGGTGCTGGCCGCGCCGAGCCGGGCCTGGAAGATTGCCTTTGTCTGCACCATCAGCTCGGTACTGGGCGGCCTGTTCGGCTATTATATCGGCTATGCCCTGTTCGATGTCATAGGGCAGCCGCTGCTGGAATTTTACGGCCACGAAGAAAATTTCGCCCGCTTTACCGACCAGTATAATGAATGGGGCGCCTGGATTGTCGCCTTCTTCGGCCTCACGCCCTTCCCGTACAAGGTGATCACCATCGCCAGCGGGGTCACCCACCTCAGCCTGCCCACGTTTATTTTGGCCAGCCTGGTTTCCCGGGCTGTGCGCTTTTACCTGGTGGCCGCCCTGCTGTGGAAATTCGGCGCCCCGATCAAGACTTTCATCGAAAAGCGGCTCGGCCTGCTGACCACCCTGTTCTTCATATTCCTGTTCGGCGGCTTCCTGGCGCTCAAATATCTTTAG
- a CDS encoding demethoxyubiquinone hydroxylase family protein, protein MVKKKTAKQTADNRLPGDPDKAQLLDRFLRVDHAGEYGAVRIYQGQLAVLGDKHPKSAMIRHMKDQEDVHLDRFTKLLDERDVRPTALMPLWHMAGFALGAGTALLGEKAAMACTEAVEEVIDQHYAAQIEQLGADEKELAAELEKFRQEEVEHHDIAVEHGARETPGYNLLSNAIKLGCRTAIKIAERL, encoded by the coding sequence ATGGTTAAAAAGAAAACAGCCAAACAAACCGCTGACAATCGCCTGCCCGGCGATCCGGACAAGGCGCAACTGCTCGACCGTTTCCTGCGCGTCGACCATGCCGGGGAATATGGCGCGGTGAGGATTTACCAGGGCCAGCTCGCGGTGCTTGGCGACAAGCATCCCAAAAGCGCCATGATCAGGCACATGAAAGACCAGGAGGACGTGCACCTGGACCGGTTCACCAAACTGCTGGACGAACGGGATGTGCGTCCCACCGCCCTCATGCCGCTGTGGCATATGGCCGGCTTCGCCCTTGGCGCCGGCACTGCCCTGCTGGGGGAAAAAGCCGCCATGGCCTGCACCGAAGCCGTGGAAGAAGTCATCGACCAGCATTATGCCGCCCAGATCGAACAACTGGGCGCGGACGAAAAGGAACTGGCGGCAGAGCTGGAGAAATTCCGCCAGGAAGAAGTCGAACATCACGATATTGCCGTCGAACACGGCGCCCGGGAAACCCCAGGCTACAACCTGCTGTCCAATGCCATCAAGCTGGGTTGCCGCACCGCGATCAAGATCGCGGAACGGCTCTGA
- a CDS encoding helix-turn-helix transcriptional regulator: MQNLNHEEQNLLKRIARDVSYITRDLHFGYLNVHEVASLLGMKAKTIQNRYKSWPDFPKPFVLRTGSKRGTLRWSEREIRKWAEKIRSS, translated from the coding sequence ATGCAGAACCTGAACCATGAAGAACAAAACCTGTTAAAGAGAATTGCCCGTGATGTCAGTTACATCACCCGGGACCTTCATTTTGGTTATCTCAATGTCCATGAAGTGGCCTCACTGCTGGGAATGAAAGCCAAAACCATCCAAAACAGATACAAGTCCTGGCCCGACTTTCCCAAACCCTTTGTATTGAGAACGGGCAGCAAGCGAGGGACACTGCGCTGGTCGGAACGCGAGATCAGGAAGTGGGCAGAAAAAATCCGATCATCCTAG
- a CDS encoding alpha/beta hydrolase, with product MSTITNLSGPRVEPPAGTKIEKLVILSHGYGSNGYDLIGLVPHLQRAMPNAVFISPNAPEACPGAPLGYQWFGLTSLSREERLEGTLRAAPVLDNFINQELDRYGLEDKDLVLSGFSQGTMMSLHVGLRRKNTPAGILGFSGAMTLPDDWQQDVTAKPPVMLIHGDMDDVLPIQMMYDAKEALKSVGINVETHISRGITHSIGPDGLQKALEFLQKVDR from the coding sequence ATGTCAACGATCACAAACCTGTCCGGTCCCCGGGTTGAGCCGCCGGCCGGCACAAAAATTGAAAAGCTGGTTATTCTGTCGCATGGATATGGCTCCAACGGCTATGACCTGATCGGTCTGGTGCCGCATCTGCAGCGGGCCATGCCCAATGCGGTGTTTATTTCCCCCAATGCGCCGGAGGCCTGTCCGGGCGCCCCCCTGGGCTACCAATGGTTCGGCCTGACCAGCCTGAGCCGGGAAGAGCGGCTCGAAGGTACTTTGCGGGCGGCGCCGGTGCTCGACAATTTCATCAACCAGGAACTGGACCGCTATGGCCTGGAGGACAAGGACCTGGTACTCAGCGGTTTTTCCCAGGGCACCATGATGTCCCTGCACGTGGGCCTGCGGCGTAAAAATACACCGGCCGGCATCCTCGGCTTTTCCGGCGCCATGACCCTGCCGGACGATTGGCAGCAGGACGTGACCGCCAAGCCGCCGGTGATGCTGATTCATGGCGACATGGATGATGTGCTGCCGATCCAGATGATGTATGACGCCAAGGAAGCGCTCAAGTCCGTGGGCATTAATGTGGAAACCCATATTTCCCGCGGCATTACCCACAGCATTGGTCCGGACGGCCTGCAGAAAGCGCTCGAATTCCTGCAAAAAGTGGACCGCTAA
- a CDS encoding helix-turn-helix domain-containing protein — MKANICGNKIRELRVQNKMDQVELAAELSVEYDIKLDQSDISEIERRVRGVKDFELLAFAKTFNVSTDFLLGLDE, encoded by the coding sequence ATGAAAGCCAATATTTGCGGGAACAAAATTCGTGAACTTCGCGTTCAAAACAAAATGGACCAAGTAGAGTTAGCTGCCGAACTCTCCGTAGAATACGATATAAAACTGGATCAATCAGACATCTCCGAAATAGAGAGAAGGGTAAGAGGCGTTAAAGATTTTGAGTTACTAGCCTTCGCAAAAACGTTCAACGTCAGCACCGATTTTCTGCTTGGCCTAGACGAGTAA
- the tnpA gene encoding IS66-like element accessory protein TnpA, protein MSNNRGRRRRFHSQAFKRMVVAASYEPGQSVSCVARRHDLNANLVFKWRRDPQLNDFLAEQHFLPVELVADTVAPFADGMSAEAMGDKVIGSVPVSDGCLEIDLPCGTRLRCASDLPSELLTEALSVLRRSA, encoded by the coding sequence ATGTCAAATAATAGGGGTCGCCGGCGGCGTTTTCATAGCCAGGCTTTCAAGCGCATGGTTGTCGCGGCCAGTTATGAGCCGGGTCAGTCAGTATCCTGTGTTGCGCGGCGGCATGATCTGAATGCCAATCTTGTTTTCAAATGGCGGCGCGATCCGCAGCTCAATGACTTTTTAGCGGAGCAGCACTTTCTGCCGGTTGAACTTGTAGCAGATACAGTGGCGCCGTTCGCGGATGGCATGAGTGCTGAGGCTATGGGCGATAAGGTCATTGGGTCAGTCCCTGTATCGGATGGCTGTCTGGAGATCGATCTGCCCTGCGGGACGCGCCTGCGCTGCGCTTCTGATCTGCCCTCTGAATTGCTGACGGAGGCTTTATCTGTTCTGAGGCGGTCGGCATGA